Proteins encoded within one genomic window of Chlorobaculum sp. MV4-Y:
- a CDS encoding GNAT family N-acetyltransferase codes for MSIEIRRVNTSHERKQFIKFAWKVYRKDPELNRNWVPPVISDYMKTLDTERYPLYEHADLAMFTAWKNGVMAGTIAAIQNRRHNEIHYDKVGFWGFFECVNDQKVADALFEAAAMWLKSKGLDTMRGPVSPSMNDQCGMLTKGYDSPPVFLMLYNPPYYNELCLNSGHKVGQELLAWYIDQKMIDISRLSRIAQHVLKREGLTVRDMDMKNFDSEVDKIREIYNKAWEKNWGFVPMTDKEFDFMAKSMKSVADPHFIYFVEDKDGRAIGFSLSLPDINQALKHVNGNPFTPWGLVKFLWYKRNISMFRTITMGVLPEYRNKGIDSILNARISEYGGKYGLFASEMSWVLKSNEAMSKLAKVIGGIPYKEYVIYEKAI; via the coding sequence ATGAGCATCGAAATCAGGCGGGTCAATACCAGCCATGAGCGCAAACAGTTCATCAAGTTTGCGTGGAAGGTGTACAGAAAAGACCCTGAGCTGAACAGGAACTGGGTGCCTCCGGTGATTTCGGACTACATGAAAACCCTCGATACCGAGCGCTATCCACTCTATGAACATGCCGATCTGGCGATGTTCACTGCCTGGAAAAATGGTGTGATGGCAGGCACAATTGCCGCAATTCAGAATCGCCGCCATAACGAGATTCATTACGACAAGGTGGGATTCTGGGGCTTTTTCGAGTGTGTGAACGACCAGAAAGTCGCTGATGCACTGTTTGAGGCCGCGGCGATGTGGCTCAAAAGTAAGGGACTTGACACGATGCGCGGGCCCGTAAGCCCGTCCATGAACGACCAGTGCGGCATGCTTACCAAAGGCTACGACAGCCCACCGGTGTTTCTGATGCTTTACAATCCGCCGTATTACAACGAGCTTTGTCTGAACAGTGGTCACAAGGTCGGTCAGGAGCTGCTTGCCTGGTATATCGACCAGAAGATGATCGATATCAGCCGCTTGAGCCGCATCGCCCAGCACGTGCTGAAGCGCGAGGGGCTGACCGTCCGCGACATGGACATGAAGAACTTCGACAGCGAGGTTGACAAGATCAGGGAGATTTACAACAAGGCGTGGGAGAAGAACTGGGGCTTCGTGCCGATGACCGACAAGGAGTTCGACTTCATGGCCAAGAGCATGAAATCGGTTGCCGATCCTCACTTTATCTATTTCGTCGAGGACAAGGATGGCAGGGCCATCGGCTTTTCACTCTCGCTACCTGACATAAACCAGGCGCTCAAACATGTCAACGGCAATCCTTTCACACCGTGGGGGCTGGTCAAGTTCCTCTGGTACAAGCGTAACATCTCGATGTTCCGCACCATCACGATGGGCGTGCTGCCGGAGTACCGCAACAAGGGGATCGACAGCATCCTGAACGCGCGCATTTCTGAGTACGGTGGCAAATACGGCCTGTTTGCCAGCGAGATGAGCTGGGTGCTCAAGTCTAACGAAGCGATGAGCAAGCTTGCCAAGGTGATCGGTGGCATTCCGTACAAGGAGTACGTGATTTACGAAAAGGCTATCTAA
- a CDS encoding DUF2892 domain-containing protein translates to MNIDKLVYAVAGFFVLASVLLSQYHDIRWLWFTGFVGLNLFQAAFTGFCPLAKILKAAGVKPGHAFE, encoded by the coding sequence ATGAACATCGATAAGCTTGTCTATGCAGTTGCCGGATTCTTTGTTCTGGCCAGCGTTCTGCTTTCTCAATATCATGATATTCGCTGGCTCTGGTTCACTGGTTTTGTCGGCCTGAACCTTTTCCAGGCAGCGTTTACCGGTTTCTGTCCGCTTGCCAAGATTCTCAAGGCTGCAGGTGTGAAACCGGGTCATGCATTTGAATGA